From Zea mays cultivar B73 chromosome 3, Zm-B73-REFERENCE-NAM-5.0, whole genome shotgun sequence:
aaagaaaaccaGGTTACGCCCCAATTTCTACTAGCACGCTGCACACCGGTGTGGACAAGGTTGGAGTACAGTAGGAATGACCGGAGTgagcgtccgccggcggcacggcGAGCGACAGCACTAGCCGTGGGTGGTGGACGTGACGCCTCACGCCTCCCATCACCATTCACCACCACTGACACCGCAGACGCCAGGCCACAGCCAAGCCCCGTCACGCGACGCGAGATGAAAGCCGCACACACCACACGAACGCGAGAGGAAGAGCGGCTGCGGTGAGGCTGTAGCGGACCCGCCGCGTCGCGTCCCCCTCATCCTCGGGGTCCACATTCCACGTGGGACCGGCGCGTCAGCGAGGCAGGGCGGGCAGCCGGTCCGGCGGTCGCGGATCTTAACGGAATCCAATGCGGTTGCGAGGTTTTTTTGACGTCCGCAAACAAGGACGGGTCCCGGGGGCACGCGCACGCACGCACCCGAGTCGCAGGATTTTCTACTGCTCTGCTGACTGCTACTGccttctctccccttcctttcgttcgcttcccttcccttcccttcctccggtagctcccgctcccgctttcctcctcctcctcctcctgctcGCGGGGAAGTCCAGCGGAGTCGCCCTCGCCGGAgtgcggcccggcccggcccggcggcGCCACCTCGGCGCCGGAGGAGGCACGTTTGCGCGCCCGCCGCGGAGGGTCGAGGCCCGGATCGACGTGGCGCGGAGGCGGGCTGTAATCCCCGCGGTGGCTGCTCTGCTTCTGGAGACGCGGGGCGCGCTGTGGACCTCCCGTGCGCGCTTCGGTTCTGACCAACCCGCGCCTGCTTTCCTTGCCCCTCGGCCCTCGGGCTCGGCCGGCCTCTGCTCGGTGCTGCAGTACTGCACTGCAACTCGCCCAGTCAGTCGCTCGCTCGCTTCCGCTGGGATTCCAGGACGGAAGGTGGCGTGTGGAGGCGCGCGCGTTTCGCCCGGCTCCGGTTTTCTGCCGGGCGCCGGAGTCGCTCGCAGCCTCGCCTAGATTTGCCGCGCGCCGCGGCGGATGTTCCCCGACGCGCGGCGGATCTCGGCGGTTTTTGCTGCGGCGCGGAGTGAAGCGTGAAGGTACGGTCCCCGACTGGATTTCGGGGAGATGGTGCCGTCGGGGCAGCCCAACCCGATGGGCCCTGGACAGCAGGTGGGCGCGTCGCTGCTCCGGACGACCTCCAGCCTCCTCGGCGGCGCAGGCGGCGACCAGCCGGGGATGGGGATGGTCGGCGCCGGCGGGGTGCTGCCCTCGCAGTCGTCGCCCTTCTCGTCCCTTGTCTCGCCGCGCACGCAGTATGGTGGCGGCAGTGGGAACGGCTTGCTGGCCGGCGCGTCCAGTGTCGCGTCCATGCTCAGCAGGCAGCACTCGTATGGGAATGGGGGGACTGGGGCAATGCCGGGCAGCGGCGCCGGTCTCCCCATCGGTGGGCTGCAGCACAGAGGCGGCCTTGATGGTGTTGGTGATTTGGTTGGCACTGGAGGGCCCGATTCCATGGtgttctcctcctcctcctccgccccTGGTAGTTTCGGCAATCAGCTTGGTGCCGACGGCTTACAACAGCAGCAGATGCAGCTGGATGCACCACACGATTCACaaaatcaacagcagcagcaacagcaaatgCCAATGACATATAATCAGCAGCATATGATGCCACaaactcagcagcagcagcagcctgcAGTGAAGCTGGAGAATGGAGGCGTCCTGGGTGGGGTCAAACTGGAGCAGCAGATGGGGCAGCCGGATCAGAGTGTTTCCACACAGATGCAACGCAGTTCGAGTGGCGGTGTGAAGCTTGAGCCGCAGTTGCAAGCGCTGAGGAGCTTGGGTGCTGTCAAGATGGAGCACCAAAGCTCCGATCCATCTGTGGTCCTGCAGCAACAGCAGCATCAACAGCAACGACATATGTTGCAGCTGTCTAAGCAGAACCCCCAGGCTGCAGCTACTCAGCTGAGCCTCCTACAACAGCAGCAGCTGTTCTTGCAactgcagcagcaacagcaacaacatCAACAACAACAGCAGATTCTCAAGAACCTGCCTTTGCAGAGAAACCAattgcagcagcagcaacagcagcaacaacaacagcaacatcAGCACCAGCAGTTGCTTCGTCAACAAAGTCTAAATATGCGGGCTGGTAAAACACCTGCTTATGAACCAGGGACCTGTGCAAAGAGATTGACACATTACATGTATCACCAGCAAAACAGGCCACAGGTAAACATTTGTCACAAATAAATATTGCCATTATTGCAACCTAGGTGGATGCTTATTATTAAAGATGTGGTATTAGGACAATAACATCGAGTACTGGAGGAACTTTGTCAATGAATACTTTGCCCCGAGTGCCAAGAAGAGGTGGTGCGTATCTCTGTATGGCAATGGCCGTCAAACTACCGGAGTTTTCCCTCAGGTTTACCTTCTCTCTATGGCATTGAGTATAGGCTGGTAGTTCAATTTTAATGTCCTGGGTGTTTGTTATGATTAATAGCAATCATgaagtattttgtttacatgcgaTATGTTTTTGGGAATACCCCAATCTGATCTTTTTGATTATTTTTTAACCATTTATACAATTTCATTTTATCTTTTAGGATGTTTGGCATTGTGAGATATGCAGTAGGAAGCCAGGGCGAGGTTTTGGTGAGTATTATTGTGATTTAAATGCTAGATATTTTCTATTTGTGTGCTATTATGCATCACTACTAACTATTTGATGGTATCATACCTTCTATAGAAACGACAGTTGAGGTCTTGCCACGGTTGTGCCAAATCAAATATGCCAGTGGTACACTTGAGGAACTTCTGTATGTTGATATGCCGAAAGAGTCCCAGAATTCATCTGGACAGATTGTTTTGGACTATACCAAAGCGATCCAGGAGAGTGTCTTTGAGCAACTGCGTGTAGTTCGTGAGGGGCATCTAAGAATTGTATTCAACCAAGACCTTAAGGTAATATGTTCTCTAGTTGAGATACTTTGTTATTTTGTTGGAATAGTGTCCCCGCACAAAAAAAATGTTTTTTGAACTACGCAGGAGAGCCGCGCGTCATTTCATATAAGGTAGAAAAAGAAGCAAAGGGGACAGGTTAGACCCGTCCTGAGTACAAGAACAACACACCCCCAAACACTAAACTCTATAACAGATGCGCCACACTAAAAAACATAAGGTTCGACCAAAGGGACACATAAACATCCATGGCCGGAGCCCTGACCAAGAGCTGATGGAGCTTTCTTGCACCAGCCCTACACCAAAGGGCGCCTTCAGCATTGACAGCACTCAGAACCTCTTGACGCTTGGTGTAGCATTTTCAAACACGCAAGAATTGCGATGCTTCCACTCTTCCCAAGCCACCAAAATGATCAGAGAGTTAAGGCCCATCTCGTTTTTCAAAATGGTGGATATCAATCTCGAAAAAAACTGTTTGGCATTCTAGGGTAAACTGATTGATGGTCTGGTCTGAAATTACCATTCTAGCCTTGTTAATTAATGTCATCATGCAATGGTGCATTTATTTCTTTTGCTTTCTCGTGTTATTAAAGAGAAACTTTTGTATATTACTGCAATTACTGAAATTTGTTACACTAGGCAGTGTTCTATGCCCCCCACGCATGCATGCACTGATGAATTCATTTGTAGAGCTATAATTTGGTGGAAGGCAGTAAGGTAGCCTTTTTGTCTCTCTTTATTGTGGAAGGCAAAATGGTTTAAAGGGATGCAAAGTTGCTAACAAAACCACCTCAAAACATAGGATGACATACATTTGTGAACGAAGAAAAGACCTATAATGATGCATATTGTGTACTTGTGTAGTACAGTACTAGTAGTAGTTTGTTACACTTCATATGAATTTAACAATATTTGATAAACTGTTGTGTCCATTGTACTCATTAGATTGCATCGTGGGAGTTCTGTGCTCGGCGTCATGAGGAACTTATTCCTCGGAGATCAATCATTCCACAGGTATCGTCTTCCCAAAGATAATGGATTGTGCATCTTTAATCTGCGTTGTGATTCTGATCATGGATGACTTAATTTCGTGCACCTTGGCCTTCTACTAGGTCAGTCAACTTGGTGCTGTGGTGCAAAAGTACCAGTCTTCCGTTCAAAGTTCAGCGTCACTCTCAAGTCAGGACTTGCAAAACAATTGTAACTCGTAAGGGCACTTCTTTGATATGCTTATGCTTTTGAACTTCAAATCCAGTTCTTTGTTAGATTCAATTTTTTGCCAAGCCTTTGTTCTGAGCTTAGTTATCCAATCTGGCAATCTCCCCACAATGCTACGCTGATATAGCTATCCATACTTGTGGCACATGGTTTCTTGATCTTTGCAGATTTTGCCTCTTCTATTGCATTGGTGCTTCTAGTGCTTGTATGGTTGTACTTATATATACATTAACCATAGTTTGCATCCTCATAGTAGAACCGGTTATTTTCTGTTTGCTATCTTTTTAAAACAAGATACCTGAGTCCTGATTTGAATTTTGCATGCCATAACCTTCATTGTATAGAATATTAGTGCATGTAAGTATATAGTACTTTGCATTTGAACACTGCACAAAATGGAGAATTTAAAAGGGCTTTGTTAAGTTAACTAGAAAATGCGTAGACATCATCCTATGTGTTGTG
This genomic window contains:
- the LOC103650622 gene encoding transcriptional corepressor SEUSS produces the protein MVPSGQPNPMGPGQQVGASLLRTTSSLLGGAGGDQPGMGMVGAGGVLPSQSSPFSSLVSPRTQYGGGSGNGLLAGASSVASMLSRQHSYGNGGTGAMPGSGAGLPIGGLQHRGGLDGVGDLVGTGGPDSMVFSSSSSAPGSFGNQLGADGLQQQQMQLDAPHDSQNQQQQQQQMPMTYNQQHMMPQTQQQQQPAVKLENGGVLGGVKLEQQMGQPDQSVSTQMQRSSSGGVKLEPQLQALRSLGAVKMEHQSSDPSVVLQQQQHQQQRHMLQLSKQNPQAAATQLSLLQQQQLFLQLQQQQQQHQQQQQILKNLPLQRNQLQQQQQQQQQQQHQHQQLLRQQSLNMRAGKTPAYEPGTCAKRLTHYMYHQQNRPQDNNIEYWRNFVNEYFAPSAKKRWCVSLYGNGRQTTGVFPQDVWHCEICSRKPGRGFETTVEVLPRLCQIKYASGTLEELLYVDMPKESQNSSGQIVLDYTKAIQESVFEQLRVVREGHLRIVFNQDLKIASWEFCARRHEELIPRRSIIPQVSQLGAVVQKYQSSVQSSASLSSQDLQNNCNSFVACARQLAKALEVPLVNDLGYTKRYVRCLQIAEVVNCMKDLIDHSRQTGSGPIESLHKFPRRGNSGVSSVQVQQESEGQKPVPQNSNQSGQNSAPATGMEASASGNGDATSNNSLNCAPCTSAPSSSSVVGLLQGSVSYRQDHPTSSGNGIYNGGNSGPAAKANSTNSMQSNGPASFPLPAPSASNGNMMPAPQHSSQMNSPTMPSSLPPMQTPASRPQEPEPNEPQSSVQRILQDLMMQSHINSVGPVGSNMKTANTVGLNGANSLAGNPMTNSPGIINGMGFGAMGGLGQQMRTAMGNNALAMNGRAGTMNHSAHDLAQLSHQQQQQRDLGNQLLGGLRAANSFNSLQYDWKSSQ